The Breoghania sp. L-A4 sequence ACCCAGGCAGGCAAAATCCGCCTAGCGCGTTAACCAACGCGACGTGGATTGCCCATCCGGAATCCGAAATCGGAACGAAAGCGACTGCTCACGACACGCGGATCTGAATCCGCGCCAACGATTCGAGCTGGCCAGGCGTTGAGATTTCCGGGCACAGCGACGCGAGTACGGAAAAAAGCGGGCCCGGAATCCCGGGCCCGCTTTCGTAAAATCAATCACGCCCTCTGACCCCGAGGTGGGATCGGCGATCAAGACCGATATTGTTGAACCCGCGTTGCGCGCAAGCCCGCAAGACCGTGCCTGTCGATGGAACTTTGCCACGACAGGAATTCCTCGACTGTCAGCGTATATCGCTGACATGCTTCGTCGAGGGAAAGCAGCCCGCCGCGAACAGCGGCGACCACTTCAGCCTTGCGCCGAATGACCCACCTTTTAGTGGACGTCGGCGGAAGATCGGCAATCGTCAATGGGCTGCCGTCGGGCCCGATTACATATTTGACACGAGAACGAACTTGCTCGGTCATCGTACTCTCACACTAAACGTGACCTCGGTATGGGGAGAGATTAGCCGGTCCGATTTAAAATTTACCTAAACCCTTGGCAAGAATTCGGTAAGAATTGTCCCTAGTCTGGAAACCTCTTCGATAATGTGCCCGAAATCGGCAGCAACCCGCGGGCCAAACGGGCAGCGCACAGGGGACACGCGGCGCTGAAAGTTGTCAGGATTGTGAAAAAAACGTGAGAAAACCGCGCTCTGGCGCGCAAGGACGCCGACGCAGCAGCCCTGGCGGCCACGGTCATACATGACCGGTTGCCGACACCGCGTACACGGCAAAAAATAACCGCACCGGATGGCTCCGGCGCGGCTGAAAATGCAATTTCGGGAATGATTGCGGGCTTGCGAGGAGCCCGAAACCGGCAGGCACGGCCTCCGCGAGATGCGGCGCGAGGCGCTTTGGGCGCCCATATGCCCGATTCTCGACAGCCCCGGCCTTCCAGTCGATTCCCGAGGCTACAGCGACCTGCTGACGGAATGGATCGACGACAAGGGGATCAGAGCGCCGCCAACCTTGAGGATGGGCTCGGTCCCGCTCAGATCGATGCCATCGACCACGCCGGACATTTGCGTGTCCACGGACACCGCATTGCCACTGCCATCCTTTGCTGCGATCGAAATCGAGAAGGTGCCGTCCGGCGCGTCGACGCCGCTGTTGGTCCGGCCATCCCAAACATAGGCGGACGAGCCTTCCGTGATCTCGATCTTCTCCGTGAACATCACCGCGCCATCGGAATTGCGGATCGAGATTTCCGCCGTCTCGGCGCCGGCCCCTGACGTGAAGCCCCAAACGGCCTCTCCGTCCTCCAGAACGCTCTGAACGCCATCAGCGACCACTTTCGTCCCGAGATAGGAGACCAGGCCAGCCGCGCTCTGGGATTGCACCGATGAGATCAGTTCATCCAGATTGGCGTTGGTCTTGATCTGTTGTTCGATGGCCGAATATTGCACCAGCTGGTTGGTGAAATCGTCAGCGTTCATCGGATCAAGCGGATCCTGCACCTTCAGCTGGGTCGTGAGCAGCGTCAGGAACATCTCGTAGTTGGACGACAGCGTCGCGGAATCGTTGCTCGCGCCGCCCGTGGTCTTCGTCGTTGAGGAAGCGCCCGAAACATCCATCTTTCAATCTCCACTGTCGCTCGGGAACACACCAGCGGCCGTTTGGCCGGAGGATGGTCCCGGCAGCCCGCGCAGTCGCGCCGGCCGCGGGTTTACTCACACACGTATATCCAGCCCGCTCGCGCCACCACGCGTATAGGCCGCGACCCGTTCCAGCGCCGCCTGCTGGTCGACCGGCTGATCGCCGGCGACGGCTTCGCCGAAACCGTTCGTCTCTCGATGCTCATTGCCGCCGTCGGCAGATGCCTGCCCGCCCTGATCCTTCAGCGAGAAGGACAGCCCGCCATCGCTCGCCGTCTTCAACCCGGCATTTTCCAAAGCCCGCTCCATGCCACGCTGATCGCGCTGCATCATGTCGAGCGTCTCAGGGCGTTCGACGATCAAATGCGCCCGCACCTGGCCATCGTCACCGATCTTCAACCGGACATCCACCCGACCCAGTTCCGGCGGATCAAGACGGATCTCGAACCGGGTCTGGCCGCGCTGGGCATTGCGGGTGATTTCCATGGCCATCAGGGCCATGGGCAGGGTTTGCGCCGCGGGCGCGCCGTTGGACGCAGGCGTCACGAAAGGCTGGCCCGAACGCGCGGTGTTGCCGGCGACGGCCTCATAGCCGTCACCGCCGTCGGCGAGATCGCCACCAAGCACCTCGACCCCGACAGCGACCGCCGGAGCGGCGGCAGCCTGAACGGTCATCGTGGACGAGACGACCGGCTTGCGGGGCTCAGTGGCCGCCGCATTGGTCTGGGGACGAACCACGCCATCCGCGTCTGCACTCTCGGCGCCATCACCCGCGTCGCCGCCCGGCTGGCCCTCTCCGTCGAGCGATGTCTGCCCGAGCATGTTCTGTCCGGCCGTGTTCTGGCTGGTTGTGTTCTGGCTGGCTGTGTTCTGGACCCCGGCTGCGACAACCGGCGCCTGCGCAGCGTTGTTCTGTGCGGCGGCCGGAGCAGTCGTTGCCGCGCGCAGCGGCTGGGCGGGATCCACGGGAGACTTCGCAACCTCGGTTGCAGGAACACCGTCCGCGTCAACCGCCTGTGCGACATCGCCGATGACAAGGGGCGCCACTTGCGCCGTCGCGACCGGCTGGACCGCTTGCAGCGGCGCGGCCTGCGCGCCATTGGGGCCGGCCGGCGCAGCCGCGACGGGCCGGGTCGCGGATGCACCCACGGGCATTTGCGGCAGGGCGGCTTCGCGTTTCAACGGCGGCACATCCGCATCATCCGCAGCAACGGCGCTTTCCGGCGCTGCGGCGACGGGCCCGGCGCCCACTTGAACCGCCGGGGCTCCCGGCGCGCCGACCACAGGTTTCACGACGGGCTCAGCCGCGCCGGGAGTTGACCGGACCACGAGCCCCGCATCGAGACCTGGCTCGGTCAGCGGCACCGTAGCCGCGGCAAGACCAGCGGAAGGCGCAGGCGCCATCGGCGCTGCGGGCTCAGCCACAGGCTGACCGCCAGCCGGCGTGTCCGCCACACTGGGGAAGAAACCGGGAGCGTCCGTCGTGCCTGCACTCCGAACCACCGGCGGGCGATCGGCATTGCCCTCGTCCGAGCCCGCGTCTGGGGCGGCGGGAGGCGTTGCAAAATCGCCGGCAAGATCATCAGCGAGATCGCCAGCAAGGTTGCCGGCAAGGTCGCCAGCAAGATCACCGTCCGTGCCAAACGATGCGGTCTCCACAATTCCATCCGGCAGCGCGGGAAACATGACAGGCGCCACGACGGGCGGCGGCACGAGCGCGCCTTCGGCCGCAGCCAGAGTGACTTCGTCCGCGTCAATAGCGGACGGTTCGTCCGCCACAAGAAGCAATGGATCGATCTGCGCGTCCGGCGCCACATCCGAGGCCGCAACGCCGTCGGCGCCTTCTGACACAAGCGAGAAATTCAGCACCGGCGCCGTCGCGCCGAACAGGCCATCCATCAGCGCCGCCGCGGAGACGCTCATGCCCTCCACCATCGGCGCAAGGGGAGCAGCCGGCGCGGCGCCCGTGGCGACATCGAGATGACTGGCGAAGAGCGAGGGAACGCCTGACAGCCCGCCCGCCCCACCGGCGGGGGCCGCGACGCCCGCCGCGCCCGAGACGGCAAGACCGGCGCGAACCGTACCGCCGGCCGCGCCCGCAAGCCCACCGCCTGCCAGCCCAACCGCATCTCCCGAGATGTTCATGTCGTAAATCTGCAAAACCGCCTCGCTCTTTCCAGTCGTCCAGCGCGGACACCATCCGGCACGCGAATTCACAAAGACATGTGCAAGCACGGGGCCAAACGTCCGGCGCGCGGGAAACGGCGGCTTTCCGACGATCTCGGCGCGGCCTGCGCATCGGAGCCGTCCGCCGGACCCGGAAAACATTGCCAACCCGGCAAAGCTTGCCGCCCATCACACGGCCGGCGGGTCACCGCGAGGCAGGCATTTGGTCCGGCGGATCGCGGGCGCGGCGGGACAATTGGCCTGCGCGGCCGCATCGGCTATAGTGACAGTGGATCGACCTGCACCATTGTGAAGCCGCCCTGTTTCACTTAAATGCATGGGAAACATTGCGTGGCCGCACACCAGCGCAAACAACCGCATCGGACATCCATCAGGCCCGGGCCGCGACAGACCCGGACAGACGGTGCACATTCACGGAGTAGCACGGGATGCTCAACAGCCTGGATCTGCCCGGCCGGCCGGAAGACACGCGCGTCGTCGTCGCCATGTCGGGCGGCGTCGACTCCTCCGTTGTCGCCGGCCTGCTGAAGCGCGAGGGCTACGACGTGGTCGGCGTGACGTTGCAGCTCTACGACCATGGCGAGGCCGTCCACCGCAAGGGCGCCTGCTGCGCCGGCCAGGACATTCACGACGCCCGCCGCGTAGCCGAGACGCTCGGCATCCCGCATTACGTTCTCGACTACGAGGAGCGCTTCCGCGAAGCGGTGATCGACCGGTTCGCCGAAAGCTACATCGCCGGGGAGACGCCGATCCCCTGTGTCTCATGCAATCAGACCGTAAAATTCCACGACCTTCTGGAAACCGCCAAGACCCTGGGCGCCGACGTGCTGGCCACCGGCCACTACGTGCGCTCGCGCCGCGGCGAAAGCGGAGCCCAGCAGCTTTTCCGGCCCGTGGACCTGGACCGCGACCAGAGCTATTTCCTCTTCGCCACCACGCCCGAGCAGCTCGACTTCCTGCGCTTCCCGCTCGGCGGACTGACCAAGCCGGAGACCCGCGAGATCGCCCGCGAGCTCGGCCTGGAGATCGCCGACAAGCACGACAGCCAGGACATCTGCTTCGTTCCCACCGGGAAATACGCCGACATCATCGCCCGGCTGAAGCCCGGCGCTGCGGAACCCGGCGACATCGTGCATGTGGACGGCCGGGTGCTGGGCCGGCACGAGGGCATCATCCATTACACGGTGGGCCAGCGCCGCGGCATCGGCATCACCGCCAGCGAGCCGCTCTACGTGGTGCATCTGGACGCCGAAGGCGGCCGTGTCGTGGTCGGCCCGCGCGACGCGCTGATGACCCACCGGCTGCATCTGCGCGACGTCAACTGGCTCGGCGACACGGCTCTGGCCGACCTGCCGGCCGAGGGCGTGGAGATCTACGCCAAGGTGCGCTCCACCCGGCCGCCGCGCCAGGCGCTGCTCAAGGTGGAAGACGGCGCCGTGGTGGTCGAGCTTGCCGACGGCGAGCACGGGGTGGCCCCCGGCCAGGCCTGCGTCTTCTATGATACCGACGGCGACGCCGCGCGGGTGTTCGGCGGCGGCTGGATCGACCGCACCGAGCGCTCCGGCTCGGCCGAAGCCGCGCTGGCCCGGCTCGACGAGCCCAAGGCCGCGGTGACGCACGCATGAACCGCAGCGAGCCCATCCCCGATCGCGTCCGCAAATTGACCCGCCGCGTGCGGTCCTTCGCGGAATCCCTGACCCGGGACGCCGCCCGGCTGGACGAGAACGCCGTGCGCCTGGCCTATGCGCGCTGGGCGCCGTTCTACGACATGGTGTTTCGCGCGCCGCTCTACTGGGGCCGGCGCGCCGCCGTCAAACGCATCAACGAACTGGAAGGCCGCGTGCTGGAGGCCGGCGTCGGCACCGGCATGTCGCTGCCCAACTACAAGCCGCACCTCACCGTCACCGGCATCGATCTGTCGGAGGAAATGCTCGAGCGCGCGCGGTGGCGCGCGGAGAAGCTGCCGGGCGTCGACCAGCTGATCGCCATGGA is a genomic window containing:
- a CDS encoding DUF1153 domain-containing protein; the protein is MTEQVRSRVKYVIGPDGSPLTIADLPPTSTKRWVIRRKAEVVAAVRGGLLSLDEACQRYTLTVEEFLSWQSSIDRHGLAGLRATRVQQYRS
- a CDS encoding methyltransferase domain-containing protein; its protein translation is MNRSEPIPDRVRKLTRRVRSFAESLTRDAARLDENAVRLAYARWAPFYDMVFRAPLYWGRRAAVKRINELEGRVLEAGVGTGMSLPNYKPHLTVTGIDLSEEMLERARWRAEKLPGVDQLIAMDAGALGFPDNHFDVTVAMYVITVVPDPLKVLHELERVTRPGGTVILVNHFSATHGIRARVETALERFSSRLGWNPEFPKSRILGRSRLELEEEETLPPFGLFTLLSFRKPEA
- a CDS encoding flagellar hook-length control protein FliK → MNISGDAVGLAGGGLAGAAGGTVRAGLAVSGAAGVAAPAGGAGGLSGVPSLFASHLDVATGAAPAAPLAPMVEGMSVSAAALMDGLFGATAPVLNFSLVSEGADGVAASDVAPDAQIDPLLLVADEPSAIDADEVTLAAAEGALVPPPVVAPVMFPALPDGIVETASFGTDGDLAGDLAGNLAGDLADDLAGDFATPPAAPDAGSDEGNADRPPVVRSAGTTDAPGFFPSVADTPAGGQPVAEPAAPMAPAPSAGLAAATVPLTEPGLDAGLVVRSTPGAAEPVVKPVVGAPGAPAVQVGAGPVAAAPESAVAADDADVPPLKREAALPQMPVGASATRPVAAAPAGPNGAQAAPLQAVQPVATAQVAPLVIGDVAQAVDADGVPATEVAKSPVDPAQPLRAATTAPAAAQNNAAQAPVVAAGVQNTASQNTTSQNTAGQNMLGQTSLDGEGQPGGDAGDGAESADADGVVRPQTNAAATEPRKPVVSSTMTVQAAAAPAVAVGVEVLGGDLADGGDGYEAVAGNTARSGQPFVTPASNGAPAAQTLPMALMAMEITRNAQRGQTRFEIRLDPPELGRVDVRLKIGDDGQVRAHLIVERPETLDMMQRDQRGMERALENAGLKTASDGGLSFSLKDQGGQASADGGNEHRETNGFGEAVAGDQPVDQQAALERVAAYTRGGASGLDIRV
- the mnmA gene encoding tRNA 2-thiouridine(34) synthase MnmA, with translation MLNSLDLPGRPEDTRVVVAMSGGVDSSVVAGLLKREGYDVVGVTLQLYDHGEAVHRKGACCAGQDIHDARRVAETLGIPHYVLDYEERFREAVIDRFAESYIAGETPIPCVSCNQTVKFHDLLETAKTLGADVLATGHYVRSRRGESGAQQLFRPVDLDRDQSYFLFATTPEQLDFLRFPLGGLTKPETREIARELGLEIADKHDSQDICFVPTGKYADIIARLKPGAAEPGDIVHVDGRVLGRHEGIIHYTVGQRRGIGITASEPLYVVHLDAEGGRVVVGPRDALMTHRLHLRDVNWLGDTALADLPAEGVEIYAKVRSTRPPRQALLKVEDGAVVVELADGEHGVAPGQACVFYDTDGDAARVFGGGWIDRTERSGSAEAALARLDEPKAAVTHA
- a CDS encoding flagellar hook capping FlgD N-terminal domain-containing protein; amino-acid sequence: MDVSGASSTTKTTGGASNDSATLSSNYEMFLTLLTTQLKVQDPLDPMNADDFTNQLVQYSAIEQQIKTNANLDELISSVQSQSAAGLVSYLGTKVVADGVQSVLEDGEAVWGFTSGAGAETAEISIRNSDGAVMFTEKIEITEGSSAYVWDGRTNSGVDAPDGTFSISIAAKDGSGNAVSVDTQMSGVVDGIDLSGTEPILKVGGALIPLSSIHSVSRSL